The genomic region TGAAAGCAATTGTAAACATTGTTTTAATTGGCCTTGTCCTTCTATTTGCAACTGGTTATCGTTTTAACAGTCAATATGCAAACAGTGGCATGAGAGGGCACATGTCTGGTCCGAATGTATCTAATTTGGGAGACATCATCGTGATGAGTCTCATATGGGTCGAAACGGCTCCAGCAGAAATGATAATAATTTTGATTCATTTTCTGGGCGAAGTCGCATGCATCACACAGACATACCGAGGTTTGAAGAAATAAAAGGTGAAAGCAATAAATTAAAACTACCGGAAATATTAGAGCCCGATTTTGAAAGAGAAAATGAAGTGTCTTATACTTTGAAAACACAAAGAGGTGAAACTCAGCTTAAAGAAGGTAGAAAAACTGCTACAATGGGCTATAATGGCTCTTATTTAGGTCCGATTCTTAAAATGCGAAAAGGACAAACCGTCCATATTAAAACGGAAAATAATCTTTCAGAAGAGACAACGTTTCATTGGCACGGATTAAAAATTCCTTCAGATGTAGATGGTGGTCCACATTCACCAGTAGAACCAAACCAAACAGCCCAAATTGACTTTGAGGTCAACCAAGAGGCCGCAACACTCTGGTTTCATCCACATGCACTTGGTACTACAGCAGAGCAAGTTTATTACGGCCTAGCTGGTTTGATTTATGTTGAAGATGAGCAAACGGATCGACTGGATTTACCAAAAGAATATGGTGTAAATGATTTTCCACTTATTTTGCAAGATCGCAACTTAGACGAAAACAATCAATTAGATTATGAGCGTTCTTACAATCCGGATGGCGTATATGGGAATACCTTACTCGTAAATGGTACACTTAATCCTTATGTTGAAGTTAAAAATGAGAAGGTACGTTTACGTCTTGTGAATGGATCAAATGCACGTAATTATCAATTGGCATTGAACAATCAAGCTCGCTTCTACCAAATTGCGAGTGATGGCGGGTTTTTAGAAGAACCTGTTGAAATGACTTCACTTGTTTTAGCTCCAGGCGAACGAGCTGAAATCATTATAGACTTAGAAGATTATCCAGAAGGTGAAACAATCCAGTTGATGGATGGCGAAACGACTGTACTAGATATAGGAGTTAAAGGAACGACTGACGTAAAAAAAGAACTACCAAGAAAACTAAACACTATTCCAGTTCGTGAAACCAGCGATTCCCTACCTGTAAAAAAAATGACCTTAGCAGGTATGGGCTATATGGTATCGATAGACGGTAAACAGTTCGATATGAACCGGATTGATATGGAAGAAACACAAGGAGAAACGGCCATTTGGGAAATTTATAATGCACCTGATATGATGGGAGGAATGGCTCACCCTTTCCACGTACATGGCTTGCAATTTAAAATTATCTCGCGCGACGGTAAAACACCGCCTTTAAATGAGCAAGGCTGGAAAGATACGGTTTTGATTGAGGCTGGTGAAACGGTTCAATTAGAACTTGAATTTCCTGAAAAAGGCATTTTTATGTATCACTGTCATATTTTAGAGCATGAAGACGTCGGGATGATGGGTCAAGTAGAAGTCAAATAAATAAAAGCATCGCTCCCATCTTTCATTAGTTGAAAGATGGGAGCGATGCTTTTTTATTATTTTAAAAGTCTTTTCTTTCTTTCAAATTCTTCTTCAGTAATATTACCTTTGGCGAACTCTTTCTTTAACAATTCTAGAGCAGTATCTTTATTGGAAGTAGGATTCGTTTTTTGACTATTAGAAAAAAGTTTCCAAATAACTAGTACAAATAGGATAAGAAGTAGAATCCAAAAGATTCCCATGAAGCCCATTCCATAACCATGCATGCCATACCCACCAAATCCTTGATAAAATCGACTAAACATATGATTGCCTCCTTTTTATATGATAAGGATACCTGTTATTTGTGTAGAAA from Jeotgalibaca dankookensis harbors:
- a CDS encoding multicopper oxidase family protein; protein product: MHHTDIPRFEEIKGESNKLKLPEILEPDFERENEVSYTLKTQRGETQLKEGRKTATMGYNGSYLGPILKMRKGQTVHIKTENNLSEETTFHWHGLKIPSDVDGGPHSPVEPNQTAQIDFEVNQEAATLWFHPHALGTTAEQVYYGLAGLIYVEDEQTDRLDLPKEYGVNDFPLILQDRNLDENNQLDYERSYNPDGVYGNTLLVNGTLNPYVEVKNEKVRLRLVNGSNARNYQLALNNQARFYQIASDGGFLEEPVEMTSLVLAPGERAEIIIDLEDYPEGETIQLMDGETTVLDIGVKGTTDVKKELPRKLNTIPVRETSDSLPVKKMTLAGMGYMVSIDGKQFDMNRIDMEETQGETAIWEIYNAPDMMGGMAHPFHVHGLQFKIISRDGKTPPLNEQGWKDTVLIEAGETVQLELEFPEKGIFMYHCHILEHEDVGMMGQVEVK